The Acanthopagrus latus isolate v.2019 chromosome 1, fAcaLat1.1, whole genome shotgun sequence genomic interval AATAAGATTTTAATATATTTCCAAGTTTAAAGCAGCTAGTGTTAATGACTATTATTTCCAGATGTCGGTAAGTTCAACATAAGTACAACATCCATTATAAATAGAGTAAGTACCTCTTCAGAAAAAACTCTCAACATGAACCAACAGGCTTTTTACCAATGGTTCTTCATCATGCTGCTATTCATATTTAGGTAAATCTTAGTTGTGACATGTTTTCGGTGGCAAAAACGAGAGGCAACTTAATCTGACAGTCTCAGTGATCCAACAAGAAAGTTGCTGATGATcacttaacatttaaaaattgtCCCAATATGAAATCACGAAAGAACGTTACAGGGCTTTATCAAAATCCTGACTGAACTCATGTAACCTGCTATCTTACAATACAGTTCCGCCTTGGCGACGCATGGCACCACTGTGGTGACATATGCGGATATGTATCACGGAATGACGATTTATGATATAGGATTGTATTGTAAACggtaaaaaaaatgcagatgagtCGACAAACGGGGGACCATACAACTGTAGCTTACATCCAAATGGGTCATTTCATTAACATATAGTGGCAAGAAAGCTAATCTAGCGTTTGTGGCTAGCTAGAAACCAATCTCCATGACAACCAATGTAGTAAAGCTAGCCCAACAGCTGAATGAAAGCGTGTCTCGCACCAAGGTACATTGGGAGTGATGATTTTGCTGATGAAGATACTCATGTGCTACTGCGACCCCCTCAGTGTCAAGTCACACTTGCTAAATGTATCATACATTTATGGCGTGTGGGGTTGGAGATATGCTAGCACTAATAACTGTTCCCTGTACTTGCCTCTGTTGGACACTGAGGGTTAACTGGTTCGCTGTGGTCAACTCACCCGTTTTCCAAAAGGGTTTTCATCGCTGGGTTTCGGGGACAGGGAAGACCAGAGCACCACTAGACCGAGGAACGTCCCAACGACAAGCAAACTCCGTAGAATGAATCCTACTTTCAGCCTCATCTTGGAAGCCGGGTAGCCAACAGCTAAGCTAGGTTAGCTGCTACAGCACCTAGGAGGGACTAACCGGCTGGTAGGGTAGCTAACGTTGACGACTTGTTATCTGCTTACGTTCCAAGTTAAAATACTAGTTTTGGTGCCGACTTGACAACAGGCAGTGGTACTGCCGCAACTCTGTGAAAAAACAGATTCTGTATTCCACCAGGATGCCGAAAACTTCTCTTTTCCGGTTCTGATCCCTTTTCCCTCCTTGACACTTCGTCTTCCTGACCTGCTCCTGCTGACACAGCTCCAGCACAGCAGCCCCCCGCAGTGTGGCTGTGAGAAGCACACGCCTGTAGCGGAACGACAGCTCACCACTGACGAGCGTGTTGCCTGATATGTAGTTGTAACATTTTCAGTCTATTTGTTAGCATCCCAATTGTTAATATTCAGTGTCCCTCACTTCCTGACGTGGTGTGGGGCCCAAAATGTCTCGCTCATGCACTCACGGAGATTACAGGTCTGTCTAGTTTGGTTAGGTGAAGGGCTTGGCTCATTCTTGTGCCTCCACACACCACACGTATAAAGCAATGTTGATCCCACACCCTGCCGTCATTCCCATAGTGGAGAGTTGAACACAGTAAGCCGTAAATGACAatgatttttgaatgtttttaaatattctgtgCCAATCTTATTTCAACATAGTGTCAAATTGTTAGATGAAGTGATAGATGTGGATCATACTGTGGGTGAGCACAGTTAATTCTTTCCACAGCATCACCTCTCATATGTCATTTATCATGTAGACTGCCTTAGGTAGTACTACATTGTCAAGCACCACCACAGAACAAGTTTTGCATTATTTCTACAAACTATAACTTGACTCAGACTGTCTGGCTGCATTTTCTTAGCTGTGGGCTTAGAGTTGTCCCCAGGATAACTTAGACccttttcacacactgatggttaACCCAAGCTGTGCGCTATAACATTCACACTGGGCTTTTTGTGTTAATTGTTCTTTGTATCTTCTAACTAATGTTGACATTCTAAAATGCCCATGTGACTAATACTGTTTACATTAGCCTTTTTTTCTAAAGACACTTTTTAGCCGTGTTTAGTCGATTTTCAGGGGATAACCCTAAAATCAGGGTTAACACCGCAAATTCTTAGCTCAAAGCTTAGCGTATAACATATAGCATTTAGCATATAAAGCACATATTGTTACCCTAAGCCTAGTGCTGTTTGATGAGGAATAAGACTATTTGTCTCTCAATCACCTTTGTTAAAAAATGGACCTTTAAGTCTGCAGCAAGTCTTCAACAAACTAGCTTGGCAGTAGGGTGGCACAGTGGTTACTGTTGCCTCAGCAAGAAGTTCACAAGGCTTTTCTGAatggagtttgtgtgttttctccccttCCTTGTGTGAACTTTATCTGGGTACTGCAGTTTCCCccatcatcaaaacacatgcacaccaggTTAAACCTCCTGTCAGTGCCCTTGAACAAGGTACAGGAGTGGAGTATTGAGTTGTCCACTCCTCCCTCaggatgggttaaatgcagagtaCCAGTTTCACAGTGTAACCCTCCTTCAGGTGTACAGCTGTGGGTGAGTTGGACAGGTCAATGAGGTCATGTCATGgatcatttatttgtatttacatatacatacagATATTTGAAAGCCAGCACATGCCAATGGAAAATACATCTCAATATTTACAACATGACATTATGTGCTTAACCAACGAAATGAATTCAAAGTGTGGATTAGATGTCTTTATCATCCAGACAGTCATCCAAGAGGAAGCACTGAATGCCATTGAATAAACATATTTCACGGAGACTGTGCCAGTtatatcaacacaaaaaaacaaatgtacaacCCTGTATCCAAATCAGTTCGGATGCTGTGTAAATTATTAAGTATTCCCCAGCCCCATGCTTGCCTGTGAACAACTGAGCCTTTCCAAGGATGCTGCTTTCATACTCAATCATcatactatcacctgttaccaatcaacctgtttacctgtggaatgttccaaacaagTGTTCTCAGAGCATTCcacattacattaaatataCTGTCTTCGTACCCTTTTCAATTCTGCCAAAATGGATTCGTTAATTATAACACTTTGTTATACTGATTATTACACAGCGTTCCAACATTTTGGAATCAGGGCTGTGCCTTGTACCAGAGTACAGTTTCAAATTCTTGAGTGGATTTTGTAGCAGTGATTTTGTAGTAGACAAACCCGACCATATAGTTGAAACCATGGTTATATTTTAACCTAAAATTGATTTAATAAGGAGCTTGGCACATccaaattcaaaatgttgaaacaatgGCATCTAAATTCACTGGCATGTTGCATGTGTGCCCACCATCCTACGTGTGCTCCAGATAGTTGGTGAGCAgggaagggagaggaaggaCAGGGAGCAGCTTCAGTCTGGATCGACCAATCAGGTTCCTGATCTGGATACGACACAACTGGCAGAGACTCCTCGGAGAAACTACAGAAAGACAGAGTAGTTTCCTTTAACTGTTTGAAAAAGCTTCCAGTGGTGCATCCACCCACATTAAGAATCACCACAGCAGATAATATTGCAATACCTTCAAATGTCTGTAgtagctgttgtgtttttccaccagGGGGGGCTAGCTCTACAGGGCGCTGATTGTTACTGTCTCTGACGTTGACATCAGCTCCATAGTCCAGTAAGACTGACACCTGATCTGCACTGTCCTGTCTGACAGCTGCATGCAGAGGACTGTCACCTCCTCTGCCTACATTGACATTGGCTCCTagagaagatgaggagagagaaggacaggggaggagcagaggagagggaaatgtaataaattagatattgtaaaataatataaatgtagTCATAGTATCATCTAGGAGCTATTCCAGATTTTGATCTCTTTTCAGTATATCAGAACATATTTGCACCCTTTATGTCACAGCTCAGACTTCAGAAGAATACACTGAAACATCACATTGGACAGACTAGAGTAGTGCTCCCATACCTAGGGGCCACAGCCAACAATGGGGTGCCAAAATACTCCTGAGAGGTCACAAGATGATACAGGGATAagagagataaaaataaatatttcattactGCCTATTTTTACAAGCCTcttaaaaaatcatcaaatgaCACAGCCCCAAAAGAATGAAAAGGATCCAGGATTTATTTTTGATGGTCAGGAAGACCACCACATTAGTATTAACATGAGGCTACACTAAAGTTCACTACAGTTTGTAGGACTTAGTAACATCTAATGGAATATAATACTCATAATTATGTTCTACATTTATgtaaatcacctgaaactaatcatcattgtgtttttgctgtctTAGAATTCGTCTTTTATCTACATAGGGAGTACAGTACCCTAGaacagacaaatcaaacactgactCTAGAATGGGGCTAGAATTCGTCTTTTATCTACATAGGGAGTACAGTACCCTAGaacagacaaatcaaacactgactCTAGAATGGGGCTTGCAATAATTTGCATGTTTCATGGACACTGCAGGGTCACATACAGGCTCAGAAGAGGAAGGTGAGTAGAGGGGTATTCAGTAGGTTGCAATCTGCAAACTCACCACTGGATGACACTCAGTCCTGCTCACTGAATCTTTAAGCAATACTTTCTATATCAACATTTTAGTGTTGTCAAAATACTGGAAATTCTTACTTTGATACAATACCATGAAAAATACCGATGTTCACAATACATCATATacacaatgaaaatgtatgcaacatttaaagataaatgtaaGGTGtcttgtgtgctgtgtttgaagCAGAACCGCATCTAAGCTGATTTACTTCTATTCATAATCTGTTTTCATCAACTGAAGCGCTGCTGCTTCATCGCTACTGTGGGAAATGACAActgaaaccatttcaaatattcaaaatcaaTCTGTATtgaaaaatctatatttttgacaacactgaaTCAAAATATTTGAGTACAACTGTTTAGCAGTGCAGACTGAGCCCACTTTACAACATGAACTCTACAAAGCTTTGAGAACTAAAACTGCAAGCTTTCTGGACCAGAAAGGTCAAAACAATGGCAAATCAGATTAAACTGTTGGCACCTGCTCCCAGTACAGGAGGTAACACAGGCGTGCTACAAGTTATGGTGGCAGAAAGTTGCATTACCTTTGTGCAGCAGAATCTTTGAGCAAGCTGTGTGTTGGTGGAGACAGCTCATGTAGAGAGGAGAGCCTAAGTGGGACACTTCATAGTCTGGATCAGCTCCATGACACAGCAGGGACTCTACACACTGGCTACTACCTGCACACGCACagacaatgataaaaaaatggACAAACTTTCAATGATGAAGTAAGATATTTGAAATGACGTGTGGTTGTATAGTTAAGCAATTGCTTAGCGCCTCGGTGCTGACCGCATCACTGTCATGCTGTGACGTTAAAGCACACCCCCGAGGGCAATATTGCGATTATACAACTAAtaccaacacaaataaaatgtataatcaaaATATATCCAGGTTGATGGACATTTTGTATTCAAAGTTTTTTTGCGAGTGTGCTTCgcgtttccatggaaacacatgggGTCTGAgtaataactgaaacaaaatcagtcacgTCAGTAGACTCAAATGTGTAATGGAACGTAGTTTACCACTCCAGCAAATAATCCAACCCATAGTAACGACCTAGCAACAGAAAGGACTTTCTAGTCCCAGATGACTGAACTCTGAGCTGACGTTAATGTTTTATCGCAGTCTTGGAATTTCCCAAACTAAATCAATACTGTGCAGATCAACAGAAAATGCTTATTTGTTATCGCCCATGTTATAAAAAaggtgttgattttttttcttttatatatttttttaaaaccttttgaCCACGGTCACAATAGTGTCTCTCAAACcgaagggaaaataaataacagccgGGccgtttatttgtttcaatcaccTAACAGACCAGGCGTTTATGTGGGACACgtgtttaattccttcctctcaaaaatctgaaatgaaaatgtcacaacttctccagcttctctgtgaattcTCTGACATCCTGCTGGGCAATAATTGTATGTCTTCTGAAAGTGACGTTGTTGCGGCTGAGGAAATGATGCAGCCAACCAACACTTGcagcaaactcctcatctctgctgtcactcacggtggcatacatttgtttctccatcgccctgatcattttgtaGGACACTCTCTCGTGGCATGCCTGTTTGCTGATCACCCATCCCCacatgtttatctcaggctcctccctagccttcttcctccctagccttcttcctccctccaccaggcagccttaccctgttgctgtcctcctcggacagctctgtttcattttttcgccaatctctcactctcttggtGTCGACAGAGAAACGTGTTTTccgagttttcctctgcatattttatggcagaaagtttgaatttcaagtcgtagtttttatttttttgctccagcTCTGACTCTTACTATGTTACCATGGAGATAGATACAATCTTGCCAAGGACTTGGCGGAGTAATATATTAATTCGTCAGgtgtgctgtcatgctgatttgagcacAGTCTTCAGCTGCTCATTTCTAGTTTGTCAACACTAACATGGAGATGCAAGTCAAGTCAATTCAGCCAAATTCCACTAATTTTGGTGATGTGATGTTTAAGATAGTGTGGATAAGAGACCAAAATCATATACTGCATACAAGGTTTCTGCTCTGTGTACAGTCTTTACCTCTCTTGCAGGCTTCGTGCAGGGCCgaggggaagtgtgtgtgtgacgtgtgtgtgtgcgctccattctgcagcagcagttccAAACAACTGACACTGGCAGAGGCACAACAGTTGTACAGAGGAGTGACACCATCAATGGTAGCAGCATTCACCTAGGCCCACAAAAATACAGGTGAGAAACACAGTCAGTGGTtctactaacacacacacacacacattggtgcATAAATGCAAGAcacactgtcagcagctgtttgaacatgGTTTTGTGTTTAAGGGTGCACACGCAGTGGACATATAATACTGATGGTGATAAGGAGTATACTTACATTGGCTCCAGCATTTATTAATGCTCTGACACAAGCCACATGTCCTGACAGACAGGCTTCATGGAGAGGGGTCACATAATCAATGGTGACAATGTTGGCATGATATCccttaaaataaaagtaaacaacaaTATGACTTTAGTTGTTTAAGAAGCTTTACCCATTCTAGCAGCCAGGAACAACTACAGAAACCATTTGAGATACTTTCCCAAGTGTGTCTATGTCTATTAACTGACTAGTCATTGGTCAGAATTTCAACATGTTGATAAGTGTTGTGGCGGGTGTCATCCCATCACAAGATGGTCCCCAGCTTTCATTGTATTTTGGAGTTATAGCATCCTGGACAATCTTTCAAACCAAAATATTTTCAGTTCAAAGCTGATGGAACCCTGATGGAGGAAGTAGAGCAATTATTTGTTGAGAATACTGTTGGTGGCTCGCAAGAAACTTCTGACTTAGAAAAGGCTGAAGCCAGAAATACCTGGTGCGGAGGAATGGATTGAGCTGGTATCATATTTATGTAATGGTGCGCTTAGCTTTCAACTTAACAAGCCAGAAGAAACATCACTTAAGCATAAAACATAAAGCTTGGTACAAAAGTGAACATAAAGAATGTTtgcacagatttttttattctttgacaTTCAGGAAGGACCACAAAAGTGTCAACTGAGAAAATAGACTGGACAATACACCGTCATATGTTCTCGTaccaaaaacaaatatggaTTGTGTCCAGCAACGTACACTTTTTATGTGCTGACATTTGtactgaaaaggccaaaaaataagCATAAAGATCAAAATATAATGGGGCCTTACCTGAGCCAGCAGGGTACGCAAGGCAAGCAGGCGACCCTGGGAAGCTGCTTCATGGAGAGGGGAGCGGTCTGCCCAGGACcctggagacacacaaacacacacacacacacacacacaaagataaaaacaagacaaaaaagagacaaagggAGAGTCAGTTTTGTTCTGACATAAAGACTGCTGTGAATCATGTGTGAGAATTTCGAACCCCAAGGACATAAGACACGGTGGCAAACAGCTATGGGCACCCTAGCACTGAGATGAATGAGCTGAGAGCAAAACACCAAATGAACTAATTTTCTTACCGATTTTGTGATGCTTTAATCACATGCAATAGTACATTTATTATCTAGCAGTAAGTAAAGAAGTAAAATAATCTAGTATTGATTTATAGTACCTGTAGCCACACTCATTTTGACTTAAAGGAAAGTATGTGCTCAAAACAGAATCTGTGGCAGACCTTCAGCATTGCTCCATGTAGTTATATTTAGTGTTACTAAGCTTCTGTGGGAGCAGCGACTGCATCTCAATAtacaccacagagacacacacagtcttatCTATAACATACCCATATCTCCGTCTCCCCATGGCACATCCAGCCACTGGTAAATATAAGACATTTCGATGAAATGGAAGTAAGAGGACCTCCACACCCTCTGCTGCCCCCACGCCTGTCAGTGACCACCTCAGCAGCCACACTGCTCAGTGCAAATGCTAAAAATAGCTACTAGTTAGCTTACTAGCTAACTAAGCACTAGCTGGATAACTGAAGGACTGCCTCTGCAGCAGGGAGAACAAAATTATCAATTTGTTGAGAATAAACCTAACAGACTAACCTAAGCTATCTGTTAGTCACTGACTCTGCTATTAGCTATCTGGGGGGACATGTTAGAAAGCCATCTCACGCTGATCTAATCTTCTGAGAGTGGACAGTTATAGAGGCAGGCTGCCATATTTAGATGGTCTGTGAGGTCCTTGACAtcctcagcctcctctggcTGGTACATGCCGGCAGCCATTTTGGAGAggtcatgaaaaacaacaacacagatagCAGAAGAAAAGTTTCTCCCTTTTTTACCTCAAATATTAACTACTG includes:
- the LOC119027854 gene encoding ankyrin repeat and SOCS box protein 5-like, with the translated sequence MPEVESGAPEMSRKRGAEPGPLPEQVPERKKACWGILTSQGSWADRSPLHEAASQGRLLALRTLLAQGYHANIVTIDYVTPLHEACLSGHVACVRALINAGANVNAATIDGVTPLYNCCASASVSCLELLLQNGAHTHTSHTHFPSALHEACKRGSSQCVESLLCHGADPDYEVSHLGSPLYMSCLHQHTACSKILLHKGANVNVGRGGDSPLHAAVRQDSADQVSVLLDYGADVNVRDSNNQRPVELAPPGGKTQQLLQTFEVSPRSLCQLCRIQIRNLIGRSRLKLLPVLPLPSLLTNYLEHT